In a genomic window of Alphaproteobacteria bacterium:
- a CDS encoding thiolase family protein yields the protein MPANPLAKSVVICGFKRSPMHFANKGALAKVRPDDMAAEIVKALVKATGVKPEDIEDLIMGCAFPEAEQGFNIARLVVNHADLPISIGGATVNRFCGSSMTAIHNAAGMIQMGAGEVFICAGIESMSRIPMGGFNPMPNPAIFQKYPQAYIGMGETAENLAKKYAIDRKAQDEFAVSSHKKAAAAAASGKFDEEIVAIGDVKADGTIRADSTPEALASLKPAFLSDGTVTAGTSSPLTDGSAAVLVASEEYADKHKLPKLARIKSVAVSGCAAEIMGIGPVPATKKALERAGLTLKDIDIIELNEAFAAQSLAVLKELGIDPAKVNLDGGAIALGHPLGTSGARITGKAASLLKREKKKYALATMCIGGGQGVATVLEAI from the coding sequence ACCCCCTCGCTAAATCTGTTGTAATCTGCGGCTTTAAACGCTCACCCATGCATTTCGCCAATAAGGGCGCGCTGGCCAAAGTCAGGCCCGACGACATGGCCGCGGAAATCGTCAAAGCCCTCGTAAAAGCAACAGGCGTGAAACCTGAAGATATCGAGGATCTGATCATGGGCTGCGCCTTCCCCGAGGCTGAGCAGGGCTTTAATATCGCGCGTCTCGTAGTGAATCACGCCGACCTGCCGATTTCCATAGGTGGCGCGACTGTCAATCGCTTCTGCGGCTCCTCCATGACCGCCATCCACAACGCGGCGGGCATGATTCAGATGGGCGCGGGCGAGGTCTTCATCTGCGCGGGGATCGAGAGTATGAGCCGAATCCCTATGGGTGGCTTCAACCCCATGCCCAACCCCGCGATTTTCCAGAAATACCCGCAAGCCTATATCGGGATGGGCGAAACGGCTGAAAATCTCGCTAAAAAATATGCGATCGACCGCAAGGCGCAGGATGAGTTCGCCGTCTCGTCCCATAAAAAGGCCGCCGCCGCCGCCGCCTCTGGCAAATTCGACGAGGAGATCGTCGCCATCGGCGATGTTAAGGCCGACGGCACCATCCGCGCCGACTCAACCCCGGAGGCTCTGGCTAGCCTGAAACCTGCTTTCCTGAGCGACGGGACGGTGACCGCCGGAACCTCTTCGCCCCTCACCGATGGGAGCGCCGCCGTGCTGGTCGCCTCCGAAGAATATGCGGACAAGCACAAGCTGCCCAAACTCGCCCGGATAAAATCTGTGGCCGTCTCCGGCTGCGCGGCGGAGATTATGGGAATCGGCCCCGTCCCCGCCACCAAAAAGGCGCTGGAGCGGGCCGGACTGACCCTCAAGGATATTGATATTATCGAACTGAATGAGGCCTTCGCCGCCCAATCGCTGGCGGTATTAAAGGAACTCGGCATCGACCCCGCGAAGGTGAATCTGGACGGCGGCGCAATCGCGCTCGGCCACCCGCTCGGCACGTCGGGGGCGCGCATCACCGGCAAGGCCGCAAGCCTCCTGAAGCGCGAGAAGAAGAAATACGCTCTGGCCACCATGTGCATCGGCGGCGGGCAGGGCGTGGCGACCGTGCTGGAAGCTATTTAG
- a CDS encoding DUF2806 domain-containing protein: MNNPLIKIDNINIEQQISDKSQEEVIKALKIALEPFGIAMAMISDRLTLWRMSNLIKITDKAKTMLVGKGLKAEAVEKKFLSGFIEESSHEDDPDLQEMWARLLINESINSDPANITYINTLKNLNPDSAKLLKMVWQSAKDKGYDYFEAVIDNHTQDATWSELDLGKNETMAQRKDAMQISFSSSGKMNNVFFQNNMKILIHLKNQGLIDIITTIGETLTGQDNSFSVWAIISPYGYDFVSTCETIKENEGQNENQ; this comes from the coding sequence ATGAATAACCCGCTGATTAAAATTGATAATATTAATATTGAGCAGCAAATTTCAGACAAAAGTCAGGAAGAAGTTATTAAAGCTCTGAAAATAGCTTTAGAGCCTTTCGGAATAGCGATGGCTATGATCTCTGATCGTTTGACGCTTTGGCGAATGTCCAACTTAATAAAAATAACAGACAAAGCAAAAACCATGCTGGTAGGCAAAGGATTAAAAGCCGAAGCAGTAGAAAAAAAATTTCTGTCGGGATTTATCGAAGAATCATCCCACGAAGATGATCCTGATTTACAGGAAATGTGGGCAAGGTTGCTAATTAACGAAAGCATTAATTCTGACCCAGCTAACATCACGTATATCAATACATTAAAAAACTTAAATCCCGACTCGGCAAAATTATTAAAAATGGTCTGGCAAAGTGCAAAAGACAAAGGATACGATTATTTTGAAGCGGTTATTGACAATCATACACAGGATGCAACTTGGTCGGAGCTTGACTTAGGAAAAAATGAAACTATGGCGCAAAGAAAAGACGCTATGCAAATTTCTTTTTCTTCTTCTGGCAAGATGAATAACGTTTTTTTTCAAAACAACATGAAAATTTTAATTCACTTAAAAAATCAAGGTTTAATAGACATTATAACTACAATAGGTGAAACGCTTACGGGTCAAGATAACTCGTTTAGTGTCTGGGCCATCATAAGTCCATATGGATATGATTTTGTTTCTACTTGCGAAACAATAAAAGAAAACGAGGGTCAAAATGAAAATCAATAA